A section of the Salmo salar chromosome ssa05, Ssal_v3.1, whole genome shotgun sequence genome encodes:
- the LOC123743101 gene encoding protocadherin gamma-A3-like: MAFEGFYQPKCVRWRSCCGLRWQVLIFLLHLNHIVRGQIRYSIPEEMKKGSVIGNVAQDLGLDLKRLRAGRARIVTGESVQYTELKTDKGILVVSERIDREQLCTDVTPCSFSFEIILENPMELHLVTVEILDVNDHAPVFPNKDIHFEISESATVGARFPLESAEDPDVGLNALQNYILTPNDYFILKKHANPDGSKYAEMFLQKSLDREEHPRLSLKLIAVDGGNPQRSGSVNIEITVLDVNDNAPVFNQSVYRATVMENAPKGTYITTVNASDADGGSNGEIAYSCSKLKGTIADIFIINENTGIISVSGQIDYEKNKKYEVRVEAKDQGGLTDSSKVVIEVIDVNDNAPVINVMSFSSPVSEDAPPGTTIAIINVKDNDSERNGQITCSIDTKLPFKIKSSMANYYNVITDSIFDREAVPEYNITITATDSGSPPLSSARALHLRISDVNDNAPLFDKGPYSAYVTENNSPGMSIFTVSARDSDWNQNARISYLLEDTQISGTPVSTYISINSETGVLHAVRSFDYEQIKQLKLVVKAQDGGSPPLSSNVTVKIMIQDQNDNAPQVLYPVQTSSSLVAEMVPRSADVGYLVTKVVAVDVDSGQNAWLSYKLQKATDRALFEVGLQNGEIRTVRQVNDKDAMKQRLTVVVEDNGQPSRSATVNVNVAVADSFPEVLSEFTDFTHDKEYNDNMTFYLVLALAVVSFLFITCLVVIISVKIYRWRQSRILYHSNLPVIPYYPPRYADTLGTGTLQHVYNYEVCRTTDSRKSDCQFARPCSQNVLIMDPSSTGTMQRMQSEQNILDEPDSPLEVCCI, from the coding sequence ATGGCATTTGAAGGATTCTATCAACCTAAATGCGTAAGATGGCGTTCATGTTGTGGACTGCGGTGGCAAGTACTTATTTTTCTCCTGCATCTCAATCATATTGTCAGAGGCCAAATCCGGTATTCCATTCCGGAGGAGATGAAGAAAGGCTCTGTTATCGGTAACGTAGCTCAAGACCTGGGGTTAGATTTGAAACGGCTCCGAGCGGGCCGGGCTCGTATCGTGACCGGAGAAAGCGTTCAGTACACAGAGCTGAAGACAGACAAAGGGATTCTAGTCGTGAGCGAGAGAATAGACCGAGAACAGCTTTGTACTGACGTCACGCCGTGTAGCTTCAGCTTCGAAATCATTCTAGAGAATCCGATGGAACTGCACCTAGTCACTGTAGAAATATTAGATGTAAATGATCATGCGCCCGTTTTTCCAAATAAAGATATTCATTTTGAAATCAGCGAATCGGCCACAGTTGGAGCTAGGTTTCCGCTAGAGAGTGCAGAGGATCCCGATGTAGGACTCAACGCCCTACAAAATTACATTTTAACTCCCAATGATTATTTCATTCTAAAAAAGCATGCGAATCCAGACGGTAGTAAATATGCTGAGATGTTCCTCCAGAAGTCGTTAGACAGAGAAGAGCATCCTCGTCTCTCTTTAAAGCTAATCGCTGTAGACGGTGGAAATCCGCAGAGATCTGGCTCAGTAAATATAGAGATCACTGTCCTAGATGTAAATGATAACGCGCCTGTGTTTAACCAGTCAGTGTACAGGGCTACTGTGATGGAAAACGCCCCAAAAGGGACATATATCACAACCGTGAATGCCAGTGACGCAGACGGTGGATCGAACGGCGAAATAGCATACAGTTGTTCAAAGTTAAAGGGCACCATAGCGGACATATTTATCATTAATGAGAACACCGGAATCATATCTGTTTCGGGTCAGATAGATTATGAGAAAAATAAGAAGTACGAGGTTAGAGTTGAAgctaaagaccagggaggtttaacAGACTCGAGTAAAGTTGTCATTGAAGTTATTGATGTTAATGACAACGCACCAGTTATAAACGTCATGTCTTTCTCCAGCCCTGTGTCTGAAGATGCTCCTCCTGGCACCACTATTGCTATTATAAATGTTAAAGATAATGATTCAGAGAGAAATGGACAGATTACATGCTCTATAGATACTAAACTCCCATTTAAGATCAAATCCTCAATGGCTAATTACTACAATGTTATAACAGATTCGATTTTTGACCGAGAAGCGGTGCCCGAATACAACATAACCATAACAGCGACAGATTCTGGTTCGCCTCCTCTCTCTAGCGCCAGGGCTTTACACCTTAGAATCTCTGATGTAAATGACAATGCCCCATTGTTCGATAAAGGTCCCTACTCTGCTTACGTCACAGAGAATAACTCTCCTGGAATGTCCATATTTACTGTCAGCGCGCGGGACTCTGATTGGAATCAGAACGCGAGAATATCGTACCTGTTGGAGGACACGCAGATCAGTGGAACTCCAGTCTCTACTTATATATCAATTAACTCTGAAACAGGAGTTTTACATGCGGTGCGCTCCTTTGATTATGAACAAATAAAACAGCTTAAACTCGTGGTTAAGGCGCAGGATGgaggctctcctcctctcagtagcAATGTGACTGTGAAAATAATGATCCAGGACCAGAACGACAACGCGCCTCAGGTTCTGTACCCAGTCCAGACTAGCAGCTCTCTGGTGGCTGAAATGGTGCCTCGTTCAGCAGATGTGGGCTATCTTGTTACTAAAGTGGTGGCTGTTGATGTGGACTCTGGACAGAATGCCTGGCTCTCGTATAAACTGCAGAAAGCGACAGACAGGGCGCTGTTTGAAGTGGGCTTACAGAATGGTGAAATAAGAACCGTACGTCAAGTGAATGATAAAGATGCCATGAAACAAAGGCTCACTGTTGTAGTGGAGGACAACGGGCAGCCCTCTCGTTCAGCTACAGTCAATGTTAACGTGGCGGTGGCGGACAGCTTCCCTGAAGTGCTCTCGGAGTTCACTGACTTTACGCACGACAAGGAGTACAATGACAATATGACTTTTTACTTAGTCTTGGCTTTGGCTGTAGTCTCATTTCTGTTCATCACCTGTTTAGTGGTTATTATATCAGTGAAAATATACAGATGGAGACAGTCTAGGATCCTCTATCATTCCAACCTCCCGGTTATTCCGTATTATCCACCGCGTTACGCAGACACTTTGGGGACAGGAACTCTACAGCACGTGTACAATTACGAGGTGTGCAGGACGACTGACTCCAGAAAGAGTGACTGTCAGTTCGCCAGACCCTGTAGTCAGAACGTACTGATAATGGACCCCAGTTCTACAGGGACGATGCAGCGGATGCAGAGTGAACAGAACAtcctggatgaaccagactccCCACTAGAGGTCTGTTGTATTTGA